A window of Flavobacterium flavigenum contains these coding sequences:
- a CDS encoding RagB/SusD family nutrient uptake outer membrane protein, protein MKKIILSILAFSMFAVSCDDFIEKEERGTQTLDNYFQTAQECEKYTNELTQRLLLSKDWFTLLAPRITNEMATDDAWMGNTGQDNSAHRPCSQYIVTPDNMGDMNSIYTAHYYTIQSANIGLEKMANSPITDAQKNQYMGESLFVRAYCYYELVNLFGAVPLYTKSLGTSDLKLERSPATEVYAQIEADLKESAAKLEGITVNRNGRINKWAAYALLARVSLFQEKWADAKLYSNKVITEGPYSLEENFLDIWNVNNHNGKESILEAQSSSIQNESLGSMLPTLSGARGEDKKNFPSNDAKDVIDGWGWCMPTSDLENAYLSENDEIRRRSTITKWGEAAYGDEVLNPTHKFSLNDNKSGRICRKYYIPIATRRTLDKKDGHLPLNIPLIRLAEMYLTRAEANYHTGGDALADINIIRDRVDLEPKTGISGPTLLKQIYKERRLELAFEGLRLFDIRREKDPTTGKRVIETLMGPNGTFVKYNLSSTDPYETTNTKEPQDKGINFDPAKHLLWPIPQIERDLSNGVISQNPNY, encoded by the coding sequence ATGAAAAAAATAATTTTATCAATACTAGCTTTTTCAATGTTTGCAGTTTCCTGTGATGATTTTATTGAAAAAGAAGAAAGAGGAACACAGACACTTGATAACTATTTTCAGACAGCGCAGGAATGCGAAAAATACACCAATGAATTAACCCAAAGGTTATTGCTTTCTAAAGACTGGTTCACATTGCTTGCACCAAGAATTACAAATGAAATGGCAACAGATGATGCCTGGATGGGTAATACAGGTCAGGATAATTCAGCTCACAGACCTTGTTCGCAATATATCGTTACTCCTGATAATATGGGGGATATGAATAGTATTTATACGGCACATTATTATACGATTCAATCTGCAAATATCGGTTTAGAGAAAATGGCAAACTCACCAATTACCGATGCTCAGAAAAATCAATATATGGGAGAATCCTTATTTGTTCGTGCATATTGCTACTACGAATTGGTTAATCTTTTTGGAGCTGTTCCTTTATATACAAAATCTTTGGGGACATCTGATTTAAAATTAGAGAGAAGCCCTGCTACAGAGGTATATGCGCAAATAGAAGCTGACTTAAAAGAGTCTGCTGCCAAGTTAGAAGGAATTACGGTAAACAGAAACGGAAGAATAAACAAATGGGCTGCTTATGCTTTGTTGGCTCGTGTTTCTTTATTTCAGGAAAAGTGGGCTGATGCAAAATTATATTCAAACAAAGTAATTACAGAAGGGCCATACTCATTAGAAGAAAATTTCCTGGATATCTGGAATGTAAACAATCATAATGGTAAAGAATCTATTTTAGAAGCTCAGTCTTCTTCTATTCAAAACGAATCTTTAGGATCTATGTTGCCAACTTTATCAGGGGCAAGGGGAGAAGACAAGAAAAACTTTCCTAGTAATGATGCCAAAGATGTTATTGACGGATGGGGATGGTGTATGCCAACGAGTGATTTAGAAAATGCTTATCTTTCTGAAAATGATGAAATCCGCCGCAGAAGCACTATTACCAAATGGGGAGAAGCTGCTTACGGAGATGAGGTTTTAAACCCGACTCACAAATTCAGTTTAAATGATAATAAATCAGGACGTATCTGCCGTAAATATTACATTCCAATTGCTACACGTCGTACTTTGGATAAAAAAGACGGACATTTACCTTTAAATATTCCGTTGATTCGTCTTGCTGAAATGTACCTGACAAGAGCAGAGGCAAACTATCACACAGGCGGAGATGCTTTGGCAGACATTAATATCATCAGGGATCGTGTTGATTTGGAGCCTAAAACAGGAATTTCAGGACCAACGCTTTTAAAACAAATCTACAAAGAGCGTCGTTTGGAATTGGCTTTTGAAGGATTGCGTTTATTCGACATCCGTCGTGAAAAAGATCCAACAACAGGAAAACGTGTTATTGAAACTTTGATGGGACCAAACGGAACTTTTGTTAAATACAACTTAAGTTCTACAGATCCTTACGAAACCACAAATACAAAAGAGCCACAGGATAAAGGAATTAATTTTGATCCTGCTAAACATTTACTATGGCCAATACCACAAATCGAGAGAGATTTAAGTAATGGTGTAATTTCTCAAAACCCTAACTACTAA
- a CDS encoding glycoside hydrolase encodes MTLYKNNRVSLLCAGLLFASSFFASCDSDKNENADSDNAVAELKVNLDANLQTMESFGASDAWQCNFIGKNWPLDKKNQMADLLFSRDIDAEGNPKGIGLSLWRFNLGSGSAEQGDASDIGDEWRRTECFTTDGVTYDMTKQAGQVWFMKAARDRGVDKLLAFSNSAPVYLTQNGKAHASIKEFYNLKEGKMPELADFWVTSLDKLKSEHGLTIDYVSPFNEPQYEWDGSGQEGSPATNTNIYNFVNVLSPKLQSKGLNSQIVVGEGGSYEPLYKTIVGKENRSNQIDYFFASNSSKNIAGLSNIKKTISAHSYWQAWPLRELVNSRELAAARAQSIGGLSLWSSEYCVLESPGTAELPGGAGPGRDLGISLALWTARIISTDIAVGGVTSWQWWTAISRGDYKDGLIHVDNGSSNGAGDANYCKNDGFIRDSKTLWALGNFSFFVKPGMVRVQVPSVDSAKAVNDVMVTAYKDVAAKKLVIVAVNISKAAKTYKFNLSGGALTDNKLTPYTTSETLSLKKGAAVDATNLEIPARSVVTYVGTYK; translated from the coding sequence ATGACATTATATAAAAATAATAGAGTAAGTCTGCTGTGTGCAGGCTTGCTTTTCGCCAGCTCTTTTTTCGCCAGCTGTGATTCTGATAAAAATGAAAATGCTGATTCTGATAATGCTGTTGCAGAATTGAAAGTAAATCTGGATGCTAATCTTCAGACCATGGAAAGTTTTGGTGCTTCTGATGCCTGGCAGTGTAATTTTATTGGAAAAAACTGGCCTTTGGATAAAAAAAATCAAATGGCAGATTTACTTTTCAGCAGAGATATTGATGCTGAAGGAAATCCAAAAGGTATAGGTTTATCATTATGGCGTTTTAACCTTGGGTCAGGAAGTGCTGAACAGGGTGATGCCAGTGATATTGGTGACGAATGGAGACGTACAGAATGTTTTACTACAGACGGAGTAACCTATGATATGACTAAACAAGCGGGTCAGGTTTGGTTTATGAAAGCGGCAAGAGACCGTGGAGTAGACAAGTTACTGGCATTTTCAAACAGTGCTCCGGTTTATTTAACTCAAAACGGAAAAGCGCATGCCAGTATCAAAGAATTTTACAATCTGAAAGAAGGAAAAATGCCGGAATTGGCCGATTTCTGGGTAACTTCATTAGATAAATTAAAATCAGAGCACGGACTAACAATCGATTATGTAAGTCCGTTCAACGAGCCACAATACGAATGGGATGGTTCAGGGCAGGAAGGTTCTCCGGCTACCAATACGAATATTTACAATTTTGTAAATGTCTTATCGCCAAAATTACAGTCAAAAGGACTGAATTCTCAGATTGTAGTAGGAGAAGGAGGATCGTATGAACCTTTGTATAAAACAATTGTAGGAAAAGAAAACAGATCGAACCAGATTGACTACTTCTTTGCTTCTAATTCATCTAAAAATATTGCAGGTTTAAGCAATATTAAGAAAACCATTTCTGCACACAGTTACTGGCAGGCATGGCCTTTGAGAGAGTTAGTGAATTCAAGGGAATTGGCTGCTGCAAGAGCGCAGTCTATTGGAGGATTGAGTCTTTGGTCATCTGAGTATTGCGTTTTAGAAAGCCCTGGAACAGCTGAGCTTCCGGGTGGTGCAGGTCCTGGAAGGGATTTAGGAATTTCTCTGGCACTTTGGACAGCCCGTATTATCAGTACCGATATTGCAGTTGGAGGTGTAACTTCATGGCAGTGGTGGACAGCTATTAGCCGCGGAGACTACAAAGACGGATTAATTCACGTTGATAATGGTTCAAGCAATGGTGCTGGTGATGCCAACTATTGTAAAAATGACGGATTCATCAGGGATTCCAAAACACTTTGGGCTTTAGGAAACTTTTCATTCTTTGTAAAACCAGGAATGGTTAGGGTTCAGGTTCCAAGTGTTGATAGTGCAAAAGCTGTAAACGATGTGATGGTGACAGCCTACAAAGATGTTGCCGCTAAAAAACTGGTAATCGTTGCAGTAAACATCAGCAAAGCCGCAAAAACATACAAATTCAACCTTAGCGGTGGTGCTTTAACAGATAATAAACTGACACCTTATACCACTTCTGAAACATTAAGCCTGAAAAAAGGTGCAGCTGTTGATGCTACGAATTTAGAAATTCCGGCAAGATCAGTTGTAACGTATGTTGGAACGTATAAATAG
- a CDS encoding glycoside hydrolase, producing the protein MKKVYLSLLVVMSSLSYGQRTITISTDNVVQTMDGFGGSDAWRAQFVGKNWPEQKKNAIADLLFSKEIDAAGNPKGIGLSIWRFNLGAGSTEQGENSKVSDEWRRSECFLNADGTYDFSKQEGQRWFLQAAKKRGVEKFLIFTNSPPVYMTHNGLSFSSRKNKLNLKDGAIPKFADFLVQSIQGLEKKEGIKFDYVSPLNEPQWEWMPKSGETNSQEGTPATNQEIYEVTKALSEKLKANKMKTEIVIAEAAQIDYLYGNVNAENRDNQIDYFFGKTKTNVSKLSNVKNVILGHSYFTTWPVEKQVLSRKLIAAEVKQKPGLKYWQSEYCILENPGEAEIPGGSGGGRDLGMQTALFVARLIHNDIAVANAASWQWWTSITRVDYKDGLIYLDDGKTNGGTAPDYVRNDGEFHDSKLLWALGNYSLFVRPGMLRIDVPNQNEMDAANDVMLTAYKDVQNKKLIVVAVNCGKETQQYKFDLSKGAVKNNEFTPYTTSETSNLKRGTVQKTDNLEIPARSVVTFVGELQY; encoded by the coding sequence ATGAAAAAAGTATATCTCTCGCTTTTAGTAGTAATGAGTTCGCTGTCGTATGGACAGCGAACCATCACTATCAGTACAGATAATGTAGTTCAGACCATGGATGGTTTTGGAGGTTCGGATGCATGGAGAGCGCAATTCGTGGGTAAAAACTGGCCTGAACAAAAAAAGAATGCGATTGCAGATTTGTTATTCAGCAAAGAAATTGATGCAGCGGGAAATCCAAAAGGAATCGGACTTTCGATCTGGAGATTTAATCTCGGGGCAGGAAGTACGGAACAAGGCGAAAACAGTAAAGTTTCTGACGAATGGAGAAGAAGCGAATGTTTTCTGAATGCCGATGGAACCTATGATTTTTCTAAGCAGGAAGGACAGAGATGGTTTCTGCAGGCAGCCAAAAAAAGAGGAGTTGAAAAATTCCTGATTTTTACTAACAGTCCGCCGGTTTATATGACGCATAATGGATTATCTTTTTCTTCCAGAAAGAATAAACTGAATCTAAAAGATGGTGCAATTCCAAAATTTGCCGATTTTTTAGTTCAAAGTATTCAGGGACTGGAGAAAAAGGAAGGAATAAAATTCGATTATGTCAGTCCTTTAAATGAACCTCAGTGGGAATGGATGCCAAAAAGCGGTGAAACCAACAGTCAGGAAGGTACTCCGGCAACGAATCAGGAAATTTATGAGGTAACCAAAGCGCTTTCTGAAAAGCTGAAAGCCAATAAAATGAAAACCGAAATCGTAATCGCTGAAGCCGCACAAATCGATTATTTATATGGAAATGTAAATGCCGAAAATCGTGACAATCAGATTGATTATTTCTTTGGAAAGACAAAAACCAACGTTTCAAAGCTTTCAAATGTAAAAAATGTCATTCTCGGACACAGTTATTTTACTACATGGCCAGTTGAAAAACAAGTATTAAGCCGAAAATTGATTGCTGCAGAAGTAAAACAGAAACCAGGATTAAAATACTGGCAGTCTGAATACTGCATTTTAGAAAATCCGGGAGAAGCTGAAATACCGGGTGGTTCAGGCGGAGGAAGGGATTTAGGAATGCAGACCGCTTTGTTCGTAGCGAGATTAATTCATAATGATATTGCGGTTGCCAATGCGGCTTCATGGCAGTGGTGGACTTCTATTACGCGTGTAGATTACAAAGATGGTTTAATCTATCTGGATGACGGAAAAACTAACGGAGGAACAGCACCTGATTATGTTCGCAATGATGGTGAATTTCACGATTCAAAACTGCTTTGGGCTTTAGGGAATTACTCTTTGTTTGTACGTCCGGGAATGCTAAGGATTGATGTGCCGAATCAAAATGAAATGGATGCCGCAAATGATGTCATGCTAACGGCTTACAAAGATGTTCAGAACAAAAAACTGATTGTAGTAGCAGTAAATTGTGGAAAAGAAACGCAGCAATACAAATTTGATTTATCAAAAGGAGCTGTAAAAAACAACGAATTTACTCCTTACACAACTTCTGAAACCTCTAATTTAAAAAGAGGAACAGTTCAGAAAACAGATAACCTGGAAATTCCGGCAAGGTCTGTAGTAACATTTGTGGGAGAATTACAATATTAA
- a CDS encoding SusC/RagA family TonB-linked outer membrane protein: MKFKDIWFFIALLCSTASFAQITIKGTVKDKANVPIPGVNVMVKGTSNSTATDFDGKYSISVPNANTQIEFSFIGFATKLVPVGDKTTLDVTLEESSQVLDEIVVVGYASVKKSDVTSSISSVKGKELQTMTVGNVTESLQGKVAGVQITGQGGPGAQPRVLIRGISTLNLGTDPLYVVDGIPMGTSINFLSNNEIESMEVLKDASASAIYGSRASNGVILITTKKGKSGKTRFTFDLSSGMQMMNNPYDMADAEGYANIMNTAYNNSGYSDYLPNASQYRGKTTDWWGAGIRKSSPVTNASLGASGGSDKHTYAVSLNYYNSESMYEIGGWERITMRINNDFKFSDKFSAGVTLNPRYETWGGPGNWADFVKIDPITPIYKPADELTGLENEYSIYARSPSYVWNPVAAVKRYDDYTDQYNLNTNGYLQYTPIKGLVLRTQASIEVGNKVQSIFKPDFIIDAAHEKAEINSVERRATTNHDWTWQSTATYSRTFAEKHNASLMIGTTMEEYNGNDVWGYGEGVPNNSESMREVNAATKNRDSEGNSWSSSIMSYISRFSYNYDSKYYFTGTFRRDGSSKFMANNKWANFPSASASWRISNEGFMDNTKEVISDLRLRAGWGKVGNQGLPASVYQSNIGQGYYVIGGEMVDTSYPSSMANKDIKWETVEDINFGIDFSLWQNKFSGSLEYYQKQTNDMLFKKQFPTYSGFPGYATIWTNVGSMRSSGIDLLLSYKNKKGDFSYGVDLTFTTVNVEMVSLSAEGERLYGAGNRTLTVKGDEPGYFYGYVADGLFQNQTELNAHTDEHGTKMQQKAQVGDIRFKDLNGDGKIDENDRTKIGSPWADYNVGLNLNFAYKQFDLVANFYSSIGNDIVNQNISDLYNGASLTNKVAGLDQMAWHGEGTSNYIPRLSKDDNNENFTKFSSFYVEDGSFVRMKNIQLGYTFQNKFGLDKLRISLSGQNLWTWTNYSGVDPEVAGGDPKKDDGVKGSGFGGWNYPVQPTILMGLNVAF, from the coding sequence ATGAAATTTAAAGATATATGGTTTTTTATTGCCTTGCTATGCAGTACAGCATCGTTTGCGCAAATAACAATCAAAGGAACTGTAAAGGATAAAGCCAATGTGCCGATTCCGGGTGTGAATGTAATGGTCAAAGGGACTTCTAATTCAACAGCAACAGATTTTGATGGGAAATACTCAATTTCTGTTCCTAATGCAAATACTCAGATTGAATTTTCTTTCATCGGTTTTGCAACTAAACTCGTTCCTGTTGGAGATAAAACTACTCTGGATGTAACATTAGAGGAGTCTAGTCAGGTGTTAGATGAGATTGTAGTAGTAGGATATGCTTCTGTAAAAAAGAGCGATGTAACCAGTTCTATTTCTTCAGTAAAAGGAAAAGAACTGCAGACCATGACAGTTGGTAACGTAACCGAATCTTTACAGGGTAAAGTAGCCGGTGTTCAGATTACGGGACAAGGTGGTCCAGGAGCACAGCCAAGGGTATTGATTCGTGGTATATCTACTCTTAACCTTGGTACAGATCCGCTTTATGTAGTCGATGGTATTCCAATGGGAACCAGTATCAACTTTTTAAGTAATAACGAAATTGAGTCCATGGAGGTTTTAAAAGATGCTTCTGCAAGCGCTATTTACGGTTCTCGTGCGTCAAACGGGGTAATTCTTATTACTACGAAAAAAGGTAAATCAGGAAAAACGAGATTTACTTTTGACCTTAGTTCGGGTATGCAGATGATGAACAATCCGTATGATATGGCAGATGCTGAAGGTTATGCTAATATTATGAATACCGCTTATAATAATTCGGGCTATTCAGATTATTTACCAAATGCTTCTCAGTACAGAGGAAAAACAACAGACTGGTGGGGTGCAGGAATCAGAAAAAGCTCTCCGGTAACGAATGCTTCTTTAGGAGCTTCGGGAGGTTCAGACAAGCACACGTATGCTGTTAGTTTAAACTATTACAATTCAGAATCGATGTATGAAATAGGAGGATGGGAAAGAATCACGATGAGAATCAATAATGATTTTAAATTCTCAGATAAATTCTCCGCAGGAGTTACTTTAAATCCACGTTATGAAACATGGGGAGGTCCTGGAAACTGGGCTGATTTTGTTAAAATTGATCCTATTACGCCAATTTACAAACCGGCAGACGAGTTAACCGGATTAGAAAATGAATATAGCATCTATGCACGTTCTCCTTCGTATGTATGGAACCCGGTTGCTGCTGTAAAAAGATATGATGATTATACAGACCAGTATAATTTAAATACAAATGGTTATTTGCAATATACGCCAATAAAAGGCCTTGTACTACGTACTCAGGCTTCTATCGAAGTAGGGAATAAAGTACAAAGTATATTTAAACCAGATTTCATCATTGATGCTGCTCACGAAAAAGCAGAAATTAACAGTGTTGAGAGAAGAGCGACAACAAACCATGACTGGACATGGCAAAGTACAGCAACATATTCAAGAACATTTGCTGAGAAACACAATGCTTCATTAATGATTGGTACTACAATGGAAGAGTATAATGGTAATGATGTCTGGGGATATGGAGAAGGCGTTCCTAACAATTCAGAATCGATGAGAGAAGTAAATGCAGCTACTAAAAACCGTGACAGCGAAGGTAATAGCTGGTCTAGTTCTATAATGTCATACATTTCTCGTTTTTCTTATAACTATGACAGTAAATATTATTTTACAGGTACTTTCAGACGTGATGGTTCTTCAAAGTTCATGGCAAATAATAAATGGGCTAATTTCCCTTCTGCTTCTGCATCCTGGAGAATTTCGAATGAAGGTTTTATGGATAACACTAAAGAAGTCATAAGCGATCTTAGATTGAGAGCAGGTTGGGGTAAAGTAGGGAATCAGGGGCTTCCAGCTTCAGTTTATCAGTCTAATATTGGACAAGGTTATTACGTAATCGGGGGTGAAATGGTAGATACTTCTTACCCATCTTCTATGGCAAACAAAGATATCAAATGGGAAACCGTTGAAGACATCAATTTTGGAATTGATTTTAGTTTGTGGCAAAATAAATTTTCAGGGTCATTGGAATACTATCAGAAGCAAACAAACGATATGTTGTTCAAAAAACAATTTCCAACATACAGTGGTTTTCCGGGATATGCAACAATCTGGACAAACGTAGGTTCTATGCGGTCAAGCGGTATAGATTTATTGCTTTCGTATAAAAATAAAAAAGGAGATTTCTCCTACGGTGTAGATCTGACTTTTACAACAGTAAATGTAGAAATGGTTTCTTTGTCAGCTGAAGGGGAAAGACTTTACGGAGCAGGAAACAGAACTTTGACGGTTAAAGGCGATGAACCTGGTTATTTTTACGGGTATGTTGCAGACGGATTATTTCAGAACCAAACCGAATTAAATGCTCACACTGACGAACATGGAACCAAAATGCAACAGAAAGCACAAGTTGGAGATATACGTTTTAAAGATTTGAATGGAGATGGGAAAATAGATGAAAATGACAGAACTAAAATCGGTTCACCTTGGGCAGATTACAATGTGGGTCTAAATCTGAATTTTGCCTACAAGCAATTTGATCTGGTAGCTAATTTCTATTCAAGTATTGGAAATGATATCGTGAACCAAAACATCTCAGATTTGTATAACGGTGCAAGTTTAACAAACAAGGTAGCCGGATTAGATCAGATGGCATGGCATGGCGAGGGAACTTCTAATTATATTCCTCGTTTATCTAAAGATGACAATAACGAAAACTTCACCAAATTTTCTTCTTTCTATGTAGAAGATGGTTCGTTTGTACGTATGAAGAATATTCAGCTAGGCTATACGTTCCAGAATAAATTTGGCTTAGATAAATTGAGAATATCATTGTCAGGTCAGAATTTATGGACATGGACAAACTATTCTGGCGTTGATCCTGAAGTTGCAGGTGGGGATCCTAAAAAGGATGATGGAGTTAAAGGATCAGGTTTTGGCGGTTGGAATTATCCGGTTCAGCCAACAATTTTGATGGGTCTTAATGTAGCATTTTAA
- a CDS encoding sugar-binding domain-containing protein, translating into MFTKKILLPVLLFSCLSASSQISFGDSKKINDNWKFNLQETPDAKNTAFDDSKWQKINVPHDWSVKGQLSPTLASCTGFLPGGIGWYRKSINIPQSKSGEKVYLYFEGVYNRSEVFINGHSLGKRPNGYISFAYDATPFIKYGGENTISVRVDHSQSADSRWYTGSGIYRDVWVVYANPVHIAQWGVYAYPEVKKGAGTLNVEVEVENGSASKSALTVINELISKDGKTVAKSSSKVDVAANQNGKISTKLNIKNPQLWDLENPNLYQLKTTVLKDGKQIDETITKTGFRKFTFDPNNGFALNDKWMKMKGVCLHHDAGVLGSAVPREVWKTRLQTLKEIGVNAIRTSHNPQAPEFYELCDELGLLVLNEAYDEWEFPKRKWLEGWNYGTPGFEGSFDIFADWAEKDLEDFVRRDRNHLSVFGWSIGNEVDYPNDPYSHPVLDQGKNGFGQANYGGYKKDAPDAMRLGAIAKRLVAAVKKYDKSRPTTAGLAGVAMSNETEYPGALDITGYNYTESKYQSDHEKYPKRVIFGSENVHDMEPWLAVKNNKHIFGQFLWTGIDYLGESGRWPSRGFYSGLVDFAGVIKPRGYFRQSLWSDKPMAYLGTYPLKDEKDVSKDAWAIWNYEAGQKIRVVCYTNAAKARLELNGKVVGETKLYDEKTGIIYWDIPFASGKLEAVGLDKNDKEVSRYAITTTQQPVELTIVEKDITISKDRGVAKIMVQVKDQKGLPVMLSDNEVTCTITGPGVLLGLEAGNNSDMTDYTDNIQRVYHGHIAAYIEATGEAQPIKVTFTSQWLKPVEITVNVR; encoded by the coding sequence ATGTTTACAAAAAAGATCCTATTACCCGTATTACTCTTTTCGTGTCTGTCAGCGAGCAGTCAGATTTCGTTTGGGGATTCTAAAAAAATTAATGACAACTGGAAGTTCAATTTACAGGAAACTCCGGATGCAAAAAACACAGCTTTTGACGACAGTAAATGGCAAAAGATAAATGTGCCGCATGACTGGAGTGTAAAAGGCCAGCTGAGCCCAACATTGGCAAGTTGTACAGGTTTTCTTCCAGGCGGAATTGGCTGGTACAGAAAATCAATTAATATTCCACAGAGCAAATCGGGAGAAAAAGTGTATTTGTATTTTGAAGGCGTTTACAACCGTAGCGAGGTTTTCATCAACGGACATTCGTTAGGTAAACGTCCAAACGGTTATATTTCTTTTGCTTATGATGCGACACCATTTATAAAATATGGAGGAGAAAATACTATTTCAGTTCGTGTGGACCACAGCCAGAGTGCCGATTCAAGATGGTACACCGGTTCCGGGATTTACAGGGATGTATGGGTAGTATATGCAAATCCGGTTCATATTGCACAATGGGGTGTTTACGCTTATCCTGAAGTAAAAAAAGGAGCTGGAACTTTGAATGTTGAGGTTGAGGTTGAAAATGGTTCAGCATCAAAATCAGCTCTTACGGTAATTAATGAATTGATTTCGAAAGATGGAAAAACAGTGGCTAAGTCTTCTTCAAAAGTGGATGTGGCAGCCAATCAAAACGGAAAAATTTCGACTAAATTAAACATCAAAAATCCGCAATTATGGGATTTGGAGAATCCGAATTTGTATCAGTTAAAAACGACGGTTTTAAAAGACGGAAAACAAATCGATGAAACGATTACCAAAACAGGTTTCAGAAAATTTACTTTCGATCCAAATAATGGTTTTGCATTAAATGACAAATGGATGAAAATGAAAGGTGTTTGTTTACATCACGATGCCGGAGTTTTGGGTTCAGCAGTTCCTCGTGAAGTTTGGAAAACCAGATTACAGACATTAAAGGAAATTGGTGTAAATGCAATCCGTACGAGCCATAATCCACAGGCTCCTGAATTTTATGAACTTTGCGACGAATTAGGATTATTGGTATTAAATGAAGCCTATGACGAGTGGGAATTTCCTAAGCGTAAATGGCTGGAAGGCTGGAATTACGGAACACCAGGATTTGAAGGATCATTTGATATTTTTGCCGACTGGGCAGAAAAAGACTTAGAAGATTTTGTACGCCGTGACAGAAACCACCTTTCTGTTTTTGGATGGAGTATAGGTAATGAAGTAGATTATCCAAACGATCCGTATTCGCATCCTGTTTTAGATCAGGGTAAAAATGGATTCGGACAGGCAAATTACGGAGGGTATAAAAAAGATGCTCCTGATGCGATGCGTCTTGGTGCAATTGCGAAACGTCTGGTTGCAGCAGTAAAAAAATACGATAAATCGCGCCCTACAACAGCAGGTCTTGCAGGTGTAGCCATGTCTAACGAAACTGAATATCCGGGAGCTTTGGATATTACAGGATACAATTATACAGAAAGCAAATACCAGTCGGATCATGAAAAATATCCAAAAAGGGTAATTTTCGGAAGTGAAAATGTGCACGACATGGAACCATGGCTGGCTGTAAAAAACAACAAACATATTTTCGGACAGTTTTTATGGACAGGAATTGATTATTTAGGTGAATCAGGAAGATGGCCTTCAAGAGGATTTTATTCCGGACTGGTTGATTTTGCAGGAGTAATCAAGCCAAGAGGCTATTTCCGTCAGTCATTATGGTCAGATAAACCAATGGCGTATTTAGGGACTTATCCATTGAAAGATGAGAAAGATGTTTCTAAAGATGCATGGGCAATCTGGAACTACGAGGCAGGGCAGAAAATCCGTGTGGTTTGTTATACGAATGCTGCAAAAGCACGTTTGGAGTTAAACGGAAAAGTAGTTGGAGAAACCAAATTATACGACGAAAAAACCGGAATCATTTACTGGGATATTCCTTTTGCTTCAGGAAAATTAGAAGCGGTTGGATTAGATAAAAACGATAAAGAAGTAAGCCGTTACGCAATCACAACAACCCAACAGCCGGTTGAATTAACGATTGTTGAAAAAGATATCACCATTAGCAAAGACAGAGGCGTTGCTAAAATAATGGTTCAGGTTAAAGATCAAAAGGGTCTTCCGGTGATGCTTTCAGATAATGAAGTGACTTGTACGATTACTGGTCCTGGAGTTTTATTAGGACTTGAAGCAGGAAACAACAGCGACATGACAGATTATACAGATAATATTCAGCGAGTTTATCACGGACATATTGCGGCATACATTGAAGCAACCGGAGAAGCGCAGCCTATCAAAGTCACTTTTACCAGCCAATGGTTAAAACCGGTTGAAATTACGGTGAATGTAAGATAA